One stretch of Spirochaetota bacterium DNA includes these proteins:
- a CDS encoding four helix bundle protein — translation MIHEDLDVWKDSVKLVKQVYEITALFPKEELYGLTSQIRRAAISVPSNIAEGCARNSDKELIQFLYISLGSLAELQTQLIISKELGYINNNLVVDNDIEKIRKMLVGLIKYLRSKQ, via the coding sequence ATGATTCATGAAGATCTGGATGTGTGGAAGGATTCAGTTAAACTGGTGAAACAAGTGTATGAAATAACAGCTTTGTTTCCTAAAGAAGAACTTTATGGACTTACTTCCCAAATAAGAAGGGCTGCTATATCAGTACCATCAAATATAGCAGAGGGTTGTGCAAGAAATTCTGATAAAGAATTAATTCAATTTTTATATATTTCTTTAGGTTCCTTAGCTGAATTACAAACTCAGTTGATTATTTCAAAAGAATTGGGATACATTAATAATAATTTGGTTGTGGATAACGATATAGAAAAAATTAGAAAAATGTTAGTAGGTCTGATCAAATACCTGAGATCAAAACAATGA